DNA sequence from the Streptomyces cinnabarinus genome:
CCATCGGCACCTCCCTGGTGCTGGCGAAGGCGATCGAGAAGGCCGGCTACGACCTGGTCGTCTCCGGAATGGCGTCGACGGACGGCGACATGGGCGTCGTTCCGGCCCTGCTGGCCGAGCGGCTGGGGGTGCCGCAGGTGACTCTGCTGTCCGAGATCGGTGTCGAAGACGGCGTCGTACACGGCCGGCGTGACAGTGACGCGGCCAGTGAACGGCTGGAGGCGCGGCTGCCCGCCGTCGTGTCGGTCACCGACCAGTCGGGCGAGGCGCGTTACCCCTCCTTCAAGGGCATCATGGCGGCCAAGAAGAAGCCGGTGGAGTCCTGGGACCTGTCGGATCTGGACCTCGACGCCGACGACGTCGGTGCGGAGGGCGCGTACACGGTCGTGGAGGCCGTGGCGCCGCGGCCGGCCCGTACGGCGGGGGAGATCGTCAAGGACGAGGGCGAGGGCGGCAAGCGGCTCGCCGAGTTCCTCGCGCGCCAGAAGTTCATCTGAAACACCAGGAGTTGCGTTCTCATGACCGAAGTCCTCGTCTACGTCGACCATGTGGCCGGTGCCGTCCGCAAGCCGACCCTCGAACTGCTGACCCTGGCGCGCCGCATCGGTGAGCCGGTCGCCGTCGCGCTCGGAGCGGGCGCGGCCGACACCGGCGCGGTACTGGCCGAGCACGGCGCCACCCGTGTGCTGATCCACGAGGCGTCCGAGTACGCCGACTACCTCGTGGTGCCGAAGGTGGACGCCCTCCAGGCCGCCGTCGAGGCCGTCTCCCCGGCCGCCGTGCTGGTCCCGTCCTCCGCCGAGGGCAAGGAGATCGCCGCCCGCCTGGCGCTGCGCATCGGCTCCGGCATCATCACCGACGCGGTCGATGTGGAGGAGGGTCCGGTGGTCACCCAGTCGGTGTTCGCCGCCTCATTCACCACCAAGTCCCGGGTGTCCAAAGGCATCCCGGTCATCACGGTGAAGCCCAACAGCGCGGCCGTCGAGCCCGCTCCGTCCGCCGGTGCGGTGGAGGCGCTGTCCGTGGCCTTCTCGGCCCGGGCCGCCGGCACGAGGGTCACCGCGCGCACGCCGCGTGAGTCGACCGGCCGCCCCGAGCTGACCGAGGCGGCGATCGTGGTCTCCGGCGGGCGTGGCCTGGGCGGCGACTTCGGCGCCGTGGAAGAACTCGCCGACTCCCTCGGCGCGGCCGTCGGTGCCTCGCGTGCCGCGGTGGACGCCGGCTGGTACCCGCACACCAACCAGGTCGGCCAGACCGGCAAGTCGGTCTCGCCGCAGCTGTACATCGCCAACGGCATCTCCGGCGCGATCCAGCACCGTGCCGGTATGCAGACCTCGAAGACGATCGTGGCGGTCAACAAGGACGCCGAGGCCCCGATCTTCGACCTGGTCGACTACGGCGTGGTCGGCGACCTCTTCGACGTCGTCCCACAGCTCACCGAGGAGATCAAGACCCGCAAGGGCTGAGCCGGGGCACAACCTTGTGCCCCGTAGTGCACGCACGACCGCGCCCGCGGCCCTCCTGATGCTCAGGCAGGTGCCGCGGGCGCGGTGTGTCGCTTCGGGGTCAGCCCTTGAGCTCGGGGAAGTCCGATTCCCAGTACTCGTGCGGGTTGCGCTTCGCGTCGCGCTGCTGCTCGTGCGCCCTCAGCTCCACCCGGCGGATCTTGCCGGAGATGGTCTTCGGCAGGTCGGCGAACTCGATGCGGCGGACGCGCTTGTAGGCGCTGAGCCGGTCGCGGGTGAACCGCAGGATGTCCCGGGCGAGTTCGGGGCCCGGCTGGTGGTCCTCGGTGAGGATCACGAACGCCTTGGGCACGGCGAGCCGTACCGGGTCCGGCGAGGGCACGACGGCGGCCTCGGCGACCGCGGGATGCTCGATCAGCACACTCTCCAGCTCGAACGGGGAGATCCGGTAGTCGCTGGCCTTGAACACGTCGTCGGCGCGG
Encoded proteins:
- a CDS encoding electron transfer flavoprotein subunit alpha/FixB family protein, with the protein product MTEVLVYVDHVAGAVRKPTLELLTLARRIGEPVAVALGAGAADTGAVLAEHGATRVLIHEASEYADYLVVPKVDALQAAVEAVSPAAVLVPSSAEGKEIAARLALRIGSGIITDAVDVEEGPVVTQSVFAASFTTKSRVSKGIPVITVKPNSAAVEPAPSAGAVEALSVAFSARAAGTRVTARTPRESTGRPELTEAAIVVSGGRGLGGDFGAVEELADSLGAAVGASRAAVDAGWYPHTNQVGQTGKSVSPQLYIANGISGAIQHRAGMQTSKTIVAVNKDAEAPIFDLVDYGVVGDLFDVVPQLTEEIKTRKG
- a CDS encoding electron transfer flavoprotein subunit beta/FixA family protein — its product is MSLKIIVTVKHVPDATGDRHFTDDLTVDRDDVDGLLSELDEYAVEQALRIAEEADDATVTVVTVGPEDARDALRKALSMGAGQAIHVEDEDLHGTDAIGTSLVLAKAIEKAGYDLVVSGMASTDGDMGVVPALLAERLGVPQVTLLSEIGVEDGVVHGRRDSDAASERLEARLPAVVSVTDQSGEARYPSFKGIMAAKKKPVESWDLSDLDLDADDVGAEGAYTVVEAVAPRPARTAGEIVKDEGEGGKRLAEFLARQKFI